A genomic window from Candidatus Kouleothrix ribensis includes:
- a CDS encoding BCD family MFS transporter: MPFSKIFRLGMIHMAVAITLVPINSTLNRIMISELGLAATLVAVLVSLPYLFAPIQVWIGAYSDRHPLLGYRRTPYILLGLLLCAGGAALAPSAAFLMHDNLALGLPLGLLAFGAWGMGFNFATVAYLSLATDLAGEEHRARTVGVMWFMLITSVIVTAIVAARFLRPYGDDPLGPAGVAALYRVFYAISAIALGLGLAGLLGLERRGAAAGTGPRQSFAQMLRMIGANAQARLFFIYLVVLLIALLGQDLLLEPYAADVFGVPVNRTTEYTGIWGIALLAALLLAGALTRRVGKARAAAIGAGVAAAGLILIALSGILHIKALLMVALVIFGFGSGLSTATNISLMLDMTIAGQVGAFIGAWGMADALARLLGTLLSGVVRDSIKALTGNAVAAYAVVFLIEALALGVSLLLLRRISVTRFREQTQPSVIELAGYAEL; this comes from the coding sequence ATGCCATTCTCGAAGATCTTTCGCCTGGGCATGATCCACATGGCCGTGGCGATCACGCTGGTGCCGATCAACAGCACGCTAAACCGAATCATGATCAGCGAGCTGGGGTTGGCCGCGACACTGGTGGCCGTGCTGGTGTCGCTGCCCTACCTGTTTGCGCCCATCCAGGTGTGGATCGGCGCATACTCCGATCGGCACCCACTGCTGGGCTACCGGCGCACGCCATATATTCTGCTCGGGCTGCTGCTATGTGCCGGTGGGGCCGCGCTGGCGCCGAGCGCCGCATTCTTAATGCACGACAACCTGGCGCTCGGCCTGCCGCTCGGGCTGCTGGCGTTCGGTGCATGGGGCATGGGCTTCAACTTCGCCACTGTCGCGTACCTGTCGCTTGCAACCGACCTGGCCGGCGAAGAGCACCGCGCGCGTACGGTGGGCGTGATGTGGTTCATGCTGATCACCAGTGTGATCGTGACTGCGATAGTGGCTGCGCGCTTCCTACGGCCCTATGGCGACGACCCGCTCGGCCCGGCCGGCGTAGCCGCGCTATACCGCGTGTTCTACGCGATCAGCGCGATCGCGCTTGGGCTGGGGCTGGCCGGCCTGCTCGGGCTCGAGCGGCGCGGTGCGGCGGCCGGCACCGGCCCACGCCAATCGTTTGCGCAGATGCTGCGCATGATCGGCGCGAATGCGCAGGCCCGGCTGTTCTTCATCTACCTGGTGGTGCTGCTGATCGCGCTGCTCGGGCAAGACCTGCTGCTCGAGCCGTACGCCGCCGACGTGTTCGGCGTGCCGGTCAACCGCACCACCGAGTACACGGGCATCTGGGGTATCGCGCTGCTGGCCGCGCTGTTGCTGGCCGGCGCGCTCACCCGCCGGGTTGGCAAGGCGCGCGCCGCCGCGATCGGCGCGGGCGTGGCCGCTGCCGGGCTGATCCTGATTGCGCTCAGCGGAATCCTGCATATCAAAGCGCTGCTGATGGTCGCGCTGGTGATCTTCGGCTTCGGCAGCGGCCTCTCGACGGCCACGAACATCTCGCTGATGCTCGACATGACCATAGCCGGGCAGGTGGGCGCGTTCATTGGCGCGTGGGGCATGGCCGACGCGCTGGCGCGCCTGCTGGGCACGCTGCTGAGCGGCGTGGTGCGCGACAGCATCAAGGCGCTGACCGGCAATGCAGTGGCTGCGTACGCGGTGGTGTTTCTGATCGAGGCGCTGGCGCTGGGGGTGTCGCTGCTGTTGCTCAGGCGCATCAGCGTCACGCGCTTCCGCGAGCAAACCCAGCCTTCGGTGATCGAGCTGGCCGGCTACGCCGAGCTGTAG
- a CDS encoding acyltransferase, with translation MRTTSVPGRRGDLDILRTLVVVGLVFFHTATTFDLMDDSFYIKNADRSAVLTFISAFVAMWGMPLLMLISGMSIWHALGRRRPMAFIAERLQRLVVPWIFGILTLVPCMAYLGGRSNGQISGSYWQFLPAFFTIRPAFDFPWLWQSTGMFEDGHLWFLWVLFVYSLLALPLLLWLRGAAGQPWIERLARLAERPGGVFLPALLVALGEAVWQTEMTGGWNRSVYFIVLIMGFLLAADPRFNRAVRTHAPYALALALLLFGGVIALFMNQMRVGIDPGRGFDPISIIFRIVKGLDGWMWLIAIMGLAGRLVGRSAMADRAGQPQQAGRDRAPWLRDLRTWLVAYGNEAVLPFYILHEPVVVAIAFFVVRWPVGIAMKYLAISVPSLVVTLVLYELFIRRIAIVRFVFGMRPQVRQQHGTQPLPA, from the coding sequence ATGCGTACAACATCCGTACCTGGCCGGCGGGGCGATCTGGACATCCTGCGGACGCTGGTTGTTGTGGGCCTAGTCTTCTTTCATACGGCAACTACCTTCGACCTGATGGACGACTCGTTCTACATCAAGAACGCCGATCGCAGCGCTGTGCTGACCTTCATTAGCGCGTTTGTCGCTATGTGGGGGATGCCGTTGTTGATGTTGATTTCGGGCATGAGTATCTGGCACGCGCTCGGCCGCCGGCGACCGATGGCGTTTATCGCGGAGCGGCTGCAGCGCCTGGTCGTGCCATGGATCTTTGGAATCCTGACGCTTGTGCCGTGTATGGCCTACCTGGGGGGGCGCAGTAACGGGCAGATCTCCGGCAGTTACTGGCAGTTCCTGCCGGCCTTCTTCACCATCCGCCCTGCGTTCGATTTCCCCTGGCTGTGGCAGAGCACAGGCATGTTTGAGGATGGGCACCTGTGGTTCCTGTGGGTGCTCTTCGTTTATTCGCTCCTGGCGCTGCCGCTGCTGCTGTGGCTGCGCGGCGCTGCCGGGCAGCCTTGGATCGAGCGGTTGGCACGGCTGGCCGAGCGGCCGGGTGGCGTCTTCCTACCCGCGCTGCTGGTTGCGCTGGGCGAGGCCGTGTGGCAGACCGAGATGACCGGCGGGTGGAATCGATCCGTGTATTTCATAGTGTTGATCATGGGCTTTTTACTGGCCGCCGACCCGCGCTTTAACCGAGCGGTACGTACACACGCGCCGTACGCGCTGGCGCTGGCGCTGCTGCTCTTCGGAGGCGTAATCGCGTTGTTTATGAATCAGATGCGCGTTGGCATCGACCCAGGCCGCGGCTTCGATCCAATCAGTATCATCTTCCGGATTGTGAAGGGTTTGGACGGCTGGATGTGGCTGATCGCGATCATGGGCCTGGCCGGGCGGCTCGTCGGCCGCAGCGCCATGGCTGATCGGGCTGGGCAGCCGCAGCAGGCTGGCCGAGACCGTGCGCCTTGGTTGCGCGATCTGCGTACGTGGCTGGTTGCATATGGGAACGAGGCGGTGCTGCCATTCTACATCCTGCACGAGCCGGTGGTCGTCGCGATTGCCTTTTTTGTCGTGCGGTGGCCGGTGGGGATTGCGATGAAATACCTGGCGATCAGCGTGCCATCACTGGTGGTGACGCTAGTGCTGTACGAGCTGTTCATACGCCGGATCGCGATCGTGCGCTTTGTATTCGGCATGCGGCCACAGGTACGCCAGCAGCATGGCACTCAGCCGCTTCCGGCG